The following proteins are encoded in a genomic region of Leptospira fainei serovar Hurstbridge str. BUT 6:
- a CDS encoding glutamate-5-semialdehyde dehydrogenase: protein MIQRPTELEYVEILCKNAQKASRELRKLNSSKKNTVLEKLAEALVARKSEIIAENEKDVTSGKEKGLSAAMLDRLTLDEKRIHNLANAVLEIRSLPDPVGEVVRGLTLPNGIKLVTKRVPLGVIMVIYESRPNVTIDVGALSFKSGNACILRGGSEAFHSNSILSEIFRDCLLQAGLSPNAVTLVGKTEREIMIPFLKQTRYIDLVVPRGGEALISFVSENSLIPVVKHDKGVVNIYIDKSADPKKVLPIILNSKVQRPGVCNAVENLVLHAGYPHSKELLKELDANGVRLLLDPPALSLFPAGTPVKSEEYWEEFLDLRLSVKTVNSIEEAISFIENTSSGHTEAIVTEDLGASNLFLESLDSAALFVNISTRFHDGGEFGLGAEVGISTGKLHVRGPMGLVHLTTTTTYGEGGGQVRG from the coding sequence ATGATCCAACGGCCAACGGAACTCGAATATGTGGAAATCCTGTGTAAAAACGCTCAGAAAGCTTCTCGGGAATTGCGAAAACTGAATTCCTCGAAAAAGAATACCGTTCTTGAAAAGCTAGCGGAAGCGTTGGTCGCGCGCAAATCCGAAATTATCGCGGAAAACGAGAAGGATGTTACCTCGGGAAAAGAGAAAGGCTTATCTGCGGCAATGCTGGATCGCTTAACCCTGGATGAAAAACGCATTCATAATTTAGCAAATGCGGTTCTTGAAATCAGGTCCCTACCCGATCCTGTGGGAGAAGTCGTTCGGGGTTTAACGTTGCCTAACGGCATCAAGCTGGTTACGAAACGAGTTCCTCTAGGTGTCATAATGGTCATCTATGAATCCCGTCCAAACGTGACGATCGATGTGGGAGCCTTATCCTTTAAGTCCGGTAACGCTTGTATACTGAGAGGAGGGAGCGAAGCGTTTCATTCCAATAGCATACTTTCGGAAATCTTCCGAGACTGCCTTTTACAAGCCGGGCTTTCTCCTAACGCAGTGACTTTAGTGGGTAAAACCGAGCGCGAGATCATGATCCCCTTCCTCAAGCAGACTCGGTATATCGATTTGGTGGTTCCTCGGGGAGGCGAAGCACTTATAAGCTTCGTTTCGGAAAATTCTCTGATACCCGTCGTAAAGCACGATAAGGGTGTGGTGAACATCTATATAGATAAATCCGCGGATCCTAAAAAAGTTTTACCGATCATACTGAATTCGAAAGTACAGCGCCCCGGCGTCTGCAACGCGGTAGAAAATTTAGTTTTACATGCCGGATATCCCCACTCTAAAGAACTGTTAAAAGAATTGGATGCGAACGGAGTAAGATTACTTTTAGATCCTCCCGCACTTTCCCTTTTCCCCGCCGGAACTCCGGTAAAATCGGAAGAATATTGGGAAGAATTTTTAGATCTACGTCTATCCGTAAAAACCGTAAATTCTATCGAAGAAGCGATTTCGTTTATTGAAAATACTTCTTCCGGTCATACCGAAGCGATCGTAACGGAAGATTTGGGCGCTTCTAATTTATTTTTGGAATCTCTAGATTCCGCTGCGCTATTCGTGAATATATCCACGCGCTTTCACGACGGCGGAGAATTCGGACTCGGAGCGGAAGTCGGAATCTCGACCGGAAAACTTCATGTTAGAGGGCCGATGGGTTTAGTGCATCTCACGACCACCACTACGTATGGAGAAGGAGGAGGACAGGTGAGAGGGTAA
- the nadD gene encoding nicotinate (nicotinamide) nucleotide adenylyltransferase codes for MTLQLSEPHLTGIFGGSFDPPHLGHLGIATSFWETIPQAEELLVIPNCVSPLKNGKHASSENILQMLDAQFSKIPKTKILDIELMKKGSSYTYETLLDLKKSYPNRSFLLLVGEDNYCEFQKWRNWENILGLIRYLLVFRRVSEHIPKNPHLNSFEKKILFLNNPIIPAASTDLRNVLPSAVAKKQKPIALSQAVWDKILESKEYSGG; via the coding sequence ATGACTTTGCAGCTCTCCGAACCGCATCTCACCGGAATTTTCGGGGGAAGTTTCGATCCCCCTCACCTTGGACACTTGGGAATCGCGACTTCCTTCTGGGAAACGATTCCTCAGGCGGAAGAGCTATTGGTGATTCCGAACTGCGTATCTCCTTTAAAAAACGGAAAGCATGCATCGAGCGAGAATATATTACAAATGTTAGATGCTCAATTTTCGAAAATCCCGAAAACGAAAATCTTAGATATCGAATTGATGAAAAAAGGAAGCAGCTATACGTACGAGACGCTTCTTGATTTGAAAAAATCTTACCCGAATCGTAGCTTCCTACTTCTCGTCGGAGAGGATAATTATTGTGAGTTTCAAAAATGGAGAAACTGGGAGAATATTTTAGGTCTTATTCGTTATCTCTTGGTATTTCGTAGAGTATCCGAACATATCCCGAAAAACCCTCATCTGAATTCGTTCGAAAAGAAAATTCTATTCTTAAATAATCCTATTATTCCGGCCGCTTCCACTGATTTGAGAAATGTGCTTCCGTCCGCCGTCGCAAAAAAACAGAAACCGATTGCTTTGAGCCAAGCCGTATGGGATAAAATACTCGAATCGAAAGAATATTCGGGAGGATAA
- the yqeK gene encoding bis(5'-nucleosyl)-tetraphosphatase (symmetrical) YqeK has translation MIPETIEEQIKYFTRIVPQEITVTRWDHSLRVAEIAKELASFHAPDQTAQAFLAGIVHDITKQKTKEFHLSIFTEANDPESAGLPEAAWHSRSAYHYLKGKYGLLNESVLGAVKHHTLGGDDLSVLECILYAADFLGSEFAERQKDYSDWREEARKYLYKGVLNKAFHTISDLLENRREIHPRTIGMYHAALRKLTN, from the coding sequence ATGATTCCGGAAACGATCGAGGAGCAAATCAAATATTTCACCAGAATTGTTCCGCAAGAAATTACCGTTACGCGCTGGGACCATAGCTTACGAGTCGCCGAGATCGCTAAGGAGTTGGCGAGTTTTCACGCTCCCGATCAAACCGCCCAGGCTTTCTTAGCCGGAATCGTGCATGATATTACCAAGCAAAAAACCAAGGAATTTCATCTTTCGATTTTTACGGAAGCGAACGACCCCGAATCGGCAGGCTTACCGGAGGCTGCATGGCATTCTCGGTCCGCCTATCATTATCTGAAAGGAAAATACGGCTTATTAAACGAATCCGTCTTAGGTGCGGTAAAGCACCATACATTAGGCGGCGATGATTTAAGCGTCTTGGAATGCATCTTATACGCGGCTGACTTTTTAGGATCCGAATTCGCGGAGCGTCAAAAAGATTATTCTGATTGGCGCGAAGAGGCGCGAAAGTACCTGTACAAAGGAGTTTTAAACAAAGCATTTCACACCATTTCCGACCTGCTGGAAAACAGACGAGAGATTCATCCTCGAACAATCGGTATGTATCATGCCGCTTTAAGAAAATTAACCAATTGA